Proteins encoded by one window of Paenibacillus sp. DCT19:
- the yabP gene encoding sporulation protein YabP, protein MVEHGKAKQHHLSMQNRKLLDLTGVSNVESFDSEEFLLQTELGHLTIRGHNLHIKNLSLEEGLLSIEGTVSSLQYLDPGSQSKNSKGLFGKMFR, encoded by the coding sequence ATGGTTGAGCACGGGAAGGCGAAACAGCATCATTTGAGCATGCAAAATCGGAAACTGTTAGATCTGACAGGCGTCTCCAATGTGGAGAGCTTCGACAGTGAAGAATTTTTGCTTCAGACTGAACTTGGGCATCTGACCATCCGGGGGCACAATTTACATATCAAAAACCTGAGCCTGGAGGAAGGTCTACTGTCCATTGAGGGCACGGTGAGCTCGCTGCAATATCTTGATCCCGGTTCTCAGAGTAAGAACAGTAAAGGCCTGTTTGGCAAGATGTTCCGATGA
- the yabQ gene encoding spore cortex biosynthesis protein YabQ — MSPDTQWITLMWMLLSGAVMGVAYDSYRVLSGQLRFPRWSIHTLDLLYWVASALFVFRMLYAGNHGQLRFYVFLGLILGVCFYFWLLSVTTQRFVVMLIKLARTLIHWCGHILNILIVMPAKGVYKLVRVLLGFLLAILLFLGKLVLQCLVPFGKLFRWMFRPLLKYWVTPRFLIRAGASIAAIWRRLF; from the coding sequence ATGAGTCCAGACACGCAATGGATCACACTGATGTGGATGCTGCTTTCGGGAGCCGTAATGGGAGTGGCCTATGACAGTTACCGGGTGCTGTCCGGTCAACTTCGGTTTCCAAGATGGAGCATCCACACGCTCGATCTTTTATATTGGGTTGCCTCCGCGCTGTTCGTTTTTCGGATGCTATACGCCGGGAACCACGGACAACTGCGGTTTTATGTCTTTTTGGGGCTGATTTTAGGGGTTTGCTTCTATTTTTGGCTTTTAAGTGTTACAACCCAGCGTTTTGTGGTAATGTTAATTAAACTCGCAAGAACGCTGATTCATTGGTGTGGACATATCCTTAACATCCTGATCGTTATGCCAGCTAAAGGAGTGTACAAGTTAGTACGTGTGCTGTTAGGTTTTTTGCTCGCGATACTGCTTTTCCTCGGCAAGTTGGTATTGCAATGTTTGGTACCATTCGGTAAGTTGTTCCGCTGGATGTTTAGGCCGCTCCTGAAGTATTGGGTAACGCCACGCTTTTTGATCCGTGCGGGTGCAAGTATTGCAGCGATATGGAGACGCTTGTTTTAA
- the spoIIE gene encoding stage II sporulation protein E, producing the protein MMEKWNVIQFPGMKAGKGSAEAREELSVRLKQWISSRKAVQVVATRKWVILLTFMGFLLGKAMILNELSPFAIAYFAVIAFMRRDYIIPVGAALLAGSLFAPFPVPLIVATEIAIFYLFFRGLESYDRAELSYAPAMVFTTTFMVKLFAVVIGPSFSWYAMLMLTMDSVLSFVLTLVFIQAIPIFTYRKKKFNLKNEEILCLIILLASVMTGAVGWTIQSLSVEHMLSRYLILIFALVGGAPLGASVGVITGLILSLADMTAIYQMSLLAFAGMLAGMLREGKRAGVALGMLLGSSILAIYLGGPGDVMNSLWETCAAIVLFMLTPKSMMTAISKYVPGTQDHTKSQHEYAKRIRDVTAERVTRFSQVFRQLSRSFDQMSGTGEVAQNEGGMEHFMNAVAEGSCANCFKRAQCWDAKFIQTYKYMTDVMSSIEANPEMSGKQIPAEWNRVCAKPEEVLEVMRAQYGLYQHNMQWKRQIVDSRQLVAEQLSGVSQVMEDLAKEIQRESEEMVQQEEQIRDALESLGLSIHSIEIINLEAGNVEIEIVHAYTRGFDECRKMIAPLISDVLDEHIAVLHETMMDARQGLATVTFGSAKTFEISTGVAAAAKGGDLLSGDSFSTVELGNGTFAVALSDGMGNGERARMESSAALNILEQLLQSGMDEKLAIKSVNSVLMLRSPEEMYATVDMALIDEYTAETTFMKIGSTPSFIKRGQEVIQVSASNLPIGIIKDIEVDLVTVQLQPGDILIMMTDGIYDAPGYAVNKELWMKRLIQEIDSEDPQDVADCLLESVIRYQQHEIYDDMTVVVGKVEHYRPEWATLRVPGINRMERPRTVS; encoded by the coding sequence ATGATGGAAAAGTGGAATGTCATTCAATTTCCGGGAATGAAAGCTGGTAAAGGGAGTGCGGAAGCTCGGGAGGAGCTGTCGGTGCGGCTCAAACAGTGGATAAGTTCCCGCAAGGCCGTCCAGGTGGTGGCTACACGCAAATGGGTAATCCTGCTCACTTTTATGGGTTTCCTGCTCGGCAAGGCAATGATCCTGAATGAATTGTCACCGTTCGCTATTGCTTACTTTGCAGTTATTGCGTTCATGCGTAGAGATTACATTATTCCTGTTGGTGCTGCATTGTTAGCGGGAAGTCTTTTTGCTCCATTTCCAGTCCCACTCATCGTTGCTACAGAGATTGCGATCTTCTATCTCTTCTTTAGAGGTTTGGAGTCTTATGACCGTGCTGAATTATCTTATGCGCCAGCGATGGTGTTTACGACTACTTTTATGGTCAAGTTGTTCGCCGTTGTCATTGGGCCATCGTTCAGCTGGTACGCCATGCTGATGCTTACGATGGATTCCGTACTCAGCTTCGTGTTGACACTGGTGTTTATCCAGGCAATACCGATTTTTACTTATCGCAAAAAAAAGTTCAACCTAAAGAACGAGGAGATCCTTTGCCTCATCATCCTACTAGCTTCTGTAATGACAGGAGCGGTTGGATGGACGATTCAGTCTTTATCCGTCGAGCATATGCTCTCCCGATATCTGATTCTAATCTTTGCGCTAGTGGGCGGAGCCCCCCTTGGTGCATCGGTGGGCGTTATCACAGGGCTTATCCTGAGCCTGGCTGATATGACAGCCATATATCAGATGAGCTTGCTCGCATTTGCAGGGATGCTGGCAGGAATGCTACGAGAGGGGAAACGAGCAGGGGTAGCGTTAGGGATGCTGCTTGGATCATCGATTCTGGCAATATACTTGGGCGGACCAGGTGATGTCATGAATTCATTATGGGAGACTTGTGCGGCTATCGTGTTATTTATGTTAACGCCTAAAAGCATGATGACGGCTATATCCAAATATGTGCCGGGTACCCAAGATCATACCAAGTCGCAGCACGAATATGCGAAGAGAATCCGTGATGTAACCGCGGAGCGAGTAACTCGTTTTTCGCAAGTGTTTCGGCAATTGTCACGTAGCTTTGATCAGATGTCTGGCACAGGAGAAGTGGCACAGAATGAAGGCGGAATGGAGCATTTCATGAATGCTGTAGCCGAGGGATCGTGTGCTAACTGCTTCAAACGCGCTCAGTGCTGGGATGCAAAATTTATTCAGACGTACAAATATATGACCGATGTCATGAGCTCCATTGAAGCCAATCCTGAAATGTCTGGCAAGCAGATTCCAGCTGAGTGGAACCGGGTTTGTGCCAAGCCTGAGGAGGTTCTTGAGGTAATGAGAGCCCAATATGGGCTGTATCAGCATAACATGCAGTGGAAGCGTCAGATCGTCGACAGTCGGCAGCTCGTTGCAGAGCAACTATCCGGGGTTTCCCAAGTCATGGAGGATTTAGCGAAGGAAATTCAACGGGAAAGTGAGGAGATGGTTCAGCAGGAGGAGCAGATCCGAGATGCACTTGAATCACTGGGGCTATCTATCCATTCTATTGAAATTATTAATCTGGAAGCAGGTAATGTAGAAATTGAAATTGTACATGCTTATACGCGTGGGTTCGATGAGTGCCGCAAAATGATTGCGCCGTTAATATCAGATGTATTAGACGAGCACATCGCGGTGCTGCATGAAACGATGATGGATGCCCGGCAAGGCTTAGCGACGGTAACCTTCGGGTCGGCTAAGACATTTGAGATCAGCACAGGGGTAGCTGCGGCTGCCAAAGGAGGAGATCTGTTATCAGGGGATAGCTTCAGCACGGTTGAACTGGGCAATGGTACGTTTGCAGTGGCGCTAAGCGATGGCATGGGCAATGGGGAACGTGCACGCATGGAGAGCAGTGCGGCGCTAAATATTCTGGAACAATTACTTCAATCGGGAATGGATGAGAAACTGGCAATTAAGTCAGTAAATTCTGTACTCATGCTTCGGTCACCTGAAGAGATGTATGCCACAGTAGACATGGCTTTGATTGATGAATATACGGCAGAGACCACATTTATGAAAATTGGTTCGACACCAAGCTTTATTAAACGAGGGCAGGAGGTTATTCAGGTATCAGCTAGTAATTTGCCTATTGGCATTATCAAGGATATAGAGGTCGATCTGGTAACCGTACAGCTTCAGCCTGGAGATATTTTGATCATGATGACCGATGGCATCTATGATGCACCTGGCTATGCTGTTAATAAAGAACTATGGATGAAGCGACTTATTCAAGAGATCGATAGTGAGGATCCGCAAGATGTGGCAGACTGCTTGCTTGAAAGTGTTATTCGATATCAGCAACATGAGATTTATGATGACATGACTGTGGTCGTAGGCAAAGTAGAGCATTATCGCCCGGAGTGGGCTACGCTTCGCGTGCCTGGCATTAATCGAATGGAACGACCAAGAACGGTGAGTTAA
- the tilS gene encoding tRNA lysidine(34) synthetase TilS, whose translation MEALRWDKLVRHVLDAAEEHQLWVPGDRIVVAVSGGPDSVAFLHIMHDISSNHVPLELICAHVHHGFRSESDQEAEMVEALAARLGLPFEWIRADIPSYMKMTGQGSQEAARDRRYAFLHEVASKYDAASIALAHHADDQAETVMLHLLRGSGLSGLSGMKFKRREKNVELIRPCLRINKTDLVEACNTRGFPYFTDESNALRKYRRNAIRLDVLPFLGQYNGQLTPSLNRLAEIVSDEDDFMEQGAYDAYRCLVQENGGRLTFEVPSFLKLHVALQRRLIKLILNYLPLDSDFVDFTRIETIRRKVIEPSVTTWSLDIGQTLVCTREYDLISFGIRNDVQDQTYEYRLTNWSETHEFPLSEINRFLRLTTVIPEDYLAPESANQAAFDADQLVMPLIVRSRLPGDTMKVMGLNGSKKVKNIFIDEKIPPSVRPRIPVVCDGAGNIIWLPGVRRSNVAPVQEDTSAILYMTVGDSAIQG comes from the coding sequence ATGGAAGCTTTACGCTGGGACAAGCTGGTGAGACATGTTTTGGATGCAGCGGAAGAGCATCAATTATGGGTTCCTGGGGATCGGATTGTCGTCGCTGTGTCGGGCGGACCGGACTCGGTGGCTTTTTTGCATATCATGCACGATATAAGCTCAAACCATGTACCGTTAGAATTGATCTGTGCTCATGTACATCATGGATTTCGAAGTGAATCCGATCAAGAAGCGGAAATGGTGGAGGCACTGGCAGCCCGTTTGGGATTGCCGTTCGAGTGGATACGAGCAGATATTCCTTCTTATATGAAGATGACAGGTCAAGGATCTCAAGAGGCTGCACGTGATCGACGGTATGCATTTTTGCATGAGGTGGCGAGTAAATACGATGCAGCAAGCATCGCACTTGCTCATCATGCCGACGATCAGGCGGAGACGGTCATGCTTCATTTACTGCGTGGCAGCGGCCTATCCGGACTGAGTGGAATGAAGTTTAAACGGCGTGAAAAAAATGTGGAACTTATTCGTCCATGTCTTCGTATAAACAAGACAGACCTTGTAGAAGCTTGTAATACCAGGGGATTTCCGTACTTTACGGATGAGAGCAACGCTCTGCGTAAATATCGGCGTAATGCCATTCGCTTGGATGTCCTTCCTTTTTTGGGGCAGTATAATGGACAGTTAACGCCGTCATTGAATCGACTCGCTGAAATAGTAAGCGATGAAGACGATTTCATGGAACAAGGTGCATATGACGCATACAGGTGTCTAGTGCAGGAGAACGGCGGAAGGCTAACCTTTGAGGTGCCTTCCTTTTTGAAGTTACATGTCGCTTTACAACGAAGGTTGATTAAACTAATATTGAATTATCTGCCTTTGGACAGTGATTTTGTCGACTTTACCCGTATCGAAACCATTCGTCGGAAGGTGATAGAGCCCTCTGTGACGACCTGGAGCCTGGATATCGGACAGACACTTGTCTGTACCCGGGAGTATGATTTGATCTCCTTTGGCATACGGAATGACGTACAGGATCAAACCTACGAGTATCGTCTAACGAATTGGAGTGAAACGCATGAGTTTCCTCTCTCCGAAATCAACCGATTTCTTCGCTTGACGACCGTAATCCCCGAGGACTATCTTGCACCGGAATCAGCGAACCAAGCCGCATTTGATGCGGATCAACTGGTTATGCCGCTGATTGTGCGTTCACGGTTACCTGGAGATACCATGAAAGTCATGGGATTAAACGGAAGCAAAAAGGTGAAAAATATTTTCATCGATGAAAAAATCCCACCCTCTGTCCGTCCACGAATTCCAGTGGTATGTGACGGAGCGGGCAACATTATTTGGTTGCCTGGTGTTCGTCGCTCGAACGTTGCACCGGTTCAAGAGGATACTTCCGCAATTTTATACATGACTGTAGGCGATTCAGCGATTCAGGGGTAG
- a CDS encoding HU family DNA-binding protein, whose product MNKTDLINNISTKSGLTKKDVESVLNGFLGEITDALASGDKVQLIGFGTFETRKRSGRTGRNPQTGNEIVIPESIVPAFKAGNKLKEAVK is encoded by the coding sequence ATGAACAAAACAGATCTGATTAACAACATTTCCACCAAAAGCGGTTTGACTAAAAAGGACGTTGAATCCGTATTGAACGGCTTTTTGGGAGAAATTACAGATGCACTTGCTAGCGGAGACAAAGTACAATTGATCGGCTTTGGCACTTTTGAGACCCGCAAACGTTCCGGTCGTACTGGCCGTAACCCACAAACAGGGAATGAGATCGTGATTCCTGAGTCCATCGTTCCTGCATTCAAAGCAGGTAACAAACTTAAAGAAGCCGTAAAATAA
- a CDS encoding septum formation initiator family protein: protein MGKTPVGRSTVPTGQVKSAGARRRLMLWMTFVIVFVIWAGYTFLVQGAQISDKSSHLATQQASKEDTLKRLDQLKYEVSRLKDPEYIGQLARKKGYYLPEETPIKVEESGN, encoded by the coding sequence ATGGGTAAAACGCCTGTGGGTAGATCCACGGTTCCAACAGGTCAAGTTAAATCTGCCGGTGCACGAAGACGTCTAATGCTATGGATGACATTTGTGATTGTTTTTGTCATTTGGGCAGGGTACACCTTCCTTGTTCAGGGTGCGCAGATTTCGGACAAGAGCTCACATCTAGCTACACAGCAGGCTTCTAAGGAAGATACGTTGAAAAGGCTGGATCAGTTGAAGTATGAGGTCAGTCGGTTGAAAGACCCTGAATACATAGGACAACTGGCGCGCAAAAAAGGTTACTATTTACCTGAAGAGACACCAATTAAGGTGGAAGAGTCAGGTAACTGA
- the hpt gene encoding hypoxanthine phosphoribosyltransferase — translation MQNDIQEVLISEEEIQSKVKELGATLSAEYEGRNPLVICVLKGAFIFMADLVKNITVPVEMDFMAVSSYGASTKSSGVVKIIKDLDVSVEGREVLIVEDIIDSGLTLSYLIDLLENRGSKSVRVVTLFDKPSGRKVELEAHYTGFDIPDAFIVGYGLDYAEQYRNLPYIGILKPEVYTS, via the coding sequence TTGCAGAACGATATTCAAGAAGTATTGATTAGCGAAGAAGAGATTCAGAGTAAGGTTAAGGAACTAGGCGCAACATTAAGTGCCGAGTATGAAGGTCGCAACCCTTTGGTCATTTGTGTGCTCAAAGGTGCGTTTATATTTATGGCTGATTTGGTTAAGAACATAACGGTACCTGTTGAAATGGACTTTATGGCAGTATCGAGTTATGGCGCTTCCACCAAATCGTCAGGGGTTGTCAAAATCATTAAGGATCTGGATGTTTCGGTTGAAGGTCGCGAGGTTCTGATTGTCGAAGATATTATTGATAGTGGACTCACACTCAGTTATCTGATTGATCTACTTGAAAACCGTGGCTCCAAGTCTGTGCGTGTAGTTACGCTGTTTGATAAGCCATCAGGCCGCAAGGTCGAGCTTGAAGCTCATTACACAGGCTTTGACATTCCTGACGCGTTCATCGTTGGATACGGTTTGGATTACGCTGAGCAGTACCGGAATCTCCCTTATATCGGGATTTTGAAGCCGGAAGTCTACACCAGCTAA
- a CDS encoding S1 domain-containing RNA-binding protein yields MAIEVGTKLEGKVTGITHFGAFVDLSGGVTGLVHISEIADNYVKDVNDHLKLNDQVTVKVINVDKDGKIGLSIKQAVDKPVEQQTQSRPPRAPRPERSGGDRERFSGGGPSGGQGRGGGGGFNRDRGGRSFKPAAGKPSFEDKMSRFLKDSEERISSLKKNTEGKRGGRGAKRV; encoded by the coding sequence ATGGCAATTGAAGTGGGCACCAAGTTAGAGGGCAAGGTGACAGGAATCACGCATTTTGGAGCATTTGTGGATCTGTCAGGAGGTGTCACGGGTCTCGTTCACATCTCGGAAATCGCCGACAATTACGTCAAAGATGTCAACGACCACCTGAAGCTGAATGACCAAGTTACAGTAAAGGTTATCAACGTTGACAAGGACGGCAAGATCGGACTTTCCATTAAGCAAGCTGTTGACAAACCGGTTGAGCAACAAACACAATCCAGACCTCCGAGAGCTCCTAGACCGGAACGCAGTGGAGGAGATCGCGAACGATTCAGCGGCGGCGGTCCAAGTGGTGGCCAAGGTCGTGGCGGCGGTGGCGGATTCAACCGTGATCGCGGAGGCCGTTCTTTCAAGCCCGCAGCAGGCAAACCTTCATTTGAGGATAAAATGTCACGCTTCCTGAAAGATAGTGAAGAGCGGATTTCTTCGCTCAAGAAAAACACAGAAGGCAAACGCGGAGGCCGTGGAGCTAAGCGCGTATAG
- the ftsH gene encoding ATP-dependent zinc metalloprotease FtsH, with amino-acid sequence MNRFIRNSAFYLILFLVVVGIVQFVSNGGEATDNPRYDQLRAAVKANNVSELTVQFDGQSFLVTGQYKEKPAEAKSENFSTYIPPTDEAISELVAASETNNFQFNQEPMRRDSIWLTLLTSFIPLIIMFLLFFFLFNQAQGGGGKVMNFGKSRARLYNEEKKRVTFEDVAGADEEKQELVEVVDFLKDPRKFAAVGARIPKGVLLVGPPGTGKTLLARAVAGEAGVPFFSISGSDFVEMFVGVGASRVRDLFENAKKNAPCIIFIDEIDAVGRQRGAGLGGGHDEREQTLNQLLVEMDGFGANEGIIIVAATNRADILDPALLRPGRFDRQITVDRPDVKGREAVLKVHSRNKPLTKDVKMDVIAKRTTGFSGADLENLLNEAALLAARRNRRDISMKEVDEAIDRVIVGTEKKSRVISDREKRIVAYHEAGHTIVGYFLEHADMVHKVTIIPRGRAGGYVIMLPKEDRMLVTKQELLDKVTGLLGGRVAEELFIGEIGTGAYSDFQQATGIVRSMVMEYGMSEKLGPMQFGSSQGQVFLGRDIGHEQNYSDSIAYEIDQEMQRFINECYEKCKDLLVKHTREMHLIAETLLEVETLEMDQIKQLIETGSLTPVAESNNDDEGTPSESGEPIVDNLGDVRVRIQGKDETPGTPSGDIPNETPNLDKPNGNDPDDGGTKPTS; translated from the coding sequence ATGAATCGGTTCATCCGGAATTCTGCTTTTTATTTAATTCTTTTTTTAGTTGTGGTGGGCATAGTCCAATTCGTCAGCAATGGCGGCGAAGCCACCGATAATCCTAGATATGATCAGTTGCGCGCAGCAGTTAAGGCCAACAATGTCTCTGAATTGACGGTTCAATTCGACGGTCAGTCGTTTCTGGTAACCGGTCAATACAAAGAGAAGCCTGCAGAAGCCAAATCAGAAAACTTCTCAACGTATATTCCTCCTACGGATGAAGCGATTAGTGAGCTTGTAGCGGCAAGTGAAACTAATAATTTTCAGTTTAATCAGGAGCCAATGAGACGTGACAGCATCTGGCTGACACTGTTGACCTCTTTTATTCCTTTGATCATTATGTTCCTGTTGTTCTTCTTCCTGTTTAATCAGGCGCAAGGCGGCGGCGGTAAAGTAATGAACTTTGGTAAAAGTCGGGCTCGTCTCTATAACGAAGAGAAAAAACGGGTTACGTTTGAAGACGTTGCTGGTGCTGATGAAGAGAAGCAGGAACTTGTTGAGGTCGTTGACTTCCTCAAAGATCCTCGTAAATTTGCAGCAGTAGGTGCACGTATTCCTAAGGGCGTATTGCTCGTAGGTCCTCCGGGTACTGGTAAAACATTGCTCGCACGTGCCGTAGCCGGTGAAGCGGGTGTACCGTTCTTCAGTATTTCCGGTTCTGACTTCGTCGAAATGTTCGTCGGTGTCGGTGCATCACGTGTACGTGATTTGTTCGAAAATGCGAAGAAAAATGCCCCATGTATCATCTTTATTGATGAGATTGATGCTGTAGGTCGTCAGCGTGGAGCTGGCCTTGGCGGTGGACACGATGAACGTGAACAGACGCTCAACCAGTTGCTCGTTGAAATGGACGGATTCGGCGCTAACGAAGGTATCATCATCGTAGCTGCAACGAACCGTGCAGATATTCTTGACCCTGCCTTGCTGCGTCCAGGACGTTTTGACCGTCAAATTACGGTTGACCGCCCAGATGTTAAAGGCCGTGAAGCTGTCTTGAAAGTACACTCTCGTAACAAACCTCTGACCAAAGATGTGAAGATGGATGTTATCGCGAAGCGTACAACGGGCTTCTCTGGTGCTGATCTAGAGAATCTCTTGAACGAAGCAGCATTGCTTGCAGCACGTCGTAATCGTAGAGATATCTCCATGAAAGAAGTTGACGAGGCGATTGACCGTGTCATTGTTGGTACGGAGAAGAAGAGCCGTGTTATCAGTGACCGTGAGAAGCGGATTGTTGCTTATCACGAAGCAGGTCACACCATCGTTGGTTATTTCTTGGAACATGCCGATATGGTACATAAAGTTACTATCATTCCGCGCGGACGTGCGGGTGGATATGTAATCATGTTGCCAAAAGAAGATCGTATGCTTGTCACCAAGCAAGAGCTGCTCGACAAAGTAACAGGACTCCTTGGAGGCCGTGTTGCAGAAGAATTGTTCATCGGCGAAATTGGTACTGGTGCATACAGCGACTTCCAACAAGCGACAGGTATTGTTCGTAGCATGGTTATGGAATATGGTATGAGTGAAAAATTGGGTCCAATGCAATTCGGAAGTTCACAAGGACAAGTGTTCCTTGGTCGTGATATTGGACATGAACAGAATTACTCGGATTCCATTGCATATGAGATTGATCAGGAAATGCAACGCTTTATTAACGAATGTTACGAGAAATGTAAGGACTTGCTCGTAAAACATACGAGAGAGATGCATCTGATCGCAGAAACATTGCTTGAAGTGGAGACTTTGGAAATGGATCAGATCAAGCAATTGATCGAGACAGGTTCTCTGACTCCGGTAGCTGAGAGCAACAATGATGATGAAGGTACGCCGAGCGAAAGCGGAGAGCCAATCGTTGATAACCTCGGCGATGTGCGTGTCCGTATCCAAGGCAAGGATGAAACACCTGGAACACCATCGGGTGATATTCCTAACGAAACTCCGAATCTGGATAAACCTAACGGCAATGATCCAGATGATGGTGGAACGAAACCAACATCATAA
- a CDS encoding RNA-binding S4 domain-containing protein, with product MRLDKFLKVSRLIKRRTVAKDVSEQGRVLVNGREAKPSAAVKVGDELTVQFGQKLVTVKVERLAESTKKDEASSLYTLVKEEPIAKDNGLDW from the coding sequence ATGCGTCTTGATAAATTCCTGAAGGTCTCCCGACTGATTAAACGCCGCACAGTAGCCAAAGACGTCTCTGAACAGGGACGTGTTCTAGTGAACGGACGTGAAGCGAAACCTAGCGCCGCTGTCAAAGTGGGCGATGAGCTTACCGTTCAGTTTGGTCAGAAGTTAGTTACGGTGAAGGTGGAACGTCTAGCGGAGAGCACCAAGAAGGATGAGGCAAGCAGCCTCTATACCTTGGTTAAGGAAGAGCCGATTGCCAAGGACAACGGGCTGGACTGGTAA
- a CDS encoding VWA domain-containing protein yields the protein MKQILLITDGCSNVGTSPVLAASEANEEGITVNVVGVIDYGTIGELGSREIEEIAKAGGGISQIVGTRQLAHTMQMMTRKTVVQTIQQAVNRELTQILGDQNPKTVTDLDPERRSQVVEVMDNMAETAPLQVILLIDVSASMKPKLAAVEEGIRDLMLSLQARAGSSRLSVFHFPGRHSGEEAVMDINWTSDPGSIRSLFGRLQMRGATPTGPAIQKVIDFYRYGTLEEQQEIEGKYRIEREGMLGDNVV from the coding sequence ATGAAGCAAATTTTGTTGATAACCGACGGTTGTTCAAATGTAGGTACAAGCCCTGTACTCGCTGCTTCTGAGGCGAACGAGGAAGGGATTACGGTCAATGTTGTTGGCGTTATAGATTATGGCACAATAGGTGAACTAGGAAGCCGGGAAATAGAAGAGATTGCGAAGGCTGGGGGTGGGATCAGTCAGATTGTGGGGACGAGGCAGCTTGCTCACACCATGCAGATGATGACGAGAAAAACCGTGGTTCAGACGATTCAGCAGGCGGTTAATAGAGAGTTAACACAAATTTTGGGAGATCAAAATCCCAAAACGGTGACTGATCTTGACCCAGAACGGCGTTCTCAGGTTGTGGAAGTGATGGATAATATGGCGGAGACAGCCCCACTGCAGGTCATTCTGTTAATCGATGTAAGTGCGAGCATGAAGCCTAAGCTCGCAGCTGTAGAAGAGGGAATTCGAGATTTGATGTTAAGTCTCCAAGCACGTGCTGGATCAAGCCGACTTTCGGTATTTCATTTTCCTGGACGTCACAGTGGTGAAGAGGCGGTTATGGATATCAACTGGACAAGCGATCCAGGGAGTATCCGGTCGTTGTTCGGACGTTTGCAGATGAGGGGGGCGACGCCTACAGGTCCTGCGATTCAGAAGGTGATTGATTTTTACCGATATGGTACACTGGAGGAACAGCAGGAAATAGAAGGGAAATATCGCATTGAAAGAGAAGGGATGCTCGGTGACAACGTTGTCTGA
- a CDS encoding protein kinase: MTTLSDASFPPGTVITGKWNRSRYTIRKLLGKGANGIVFLVQRGENGKHYALKMGFDPVDLQSEINVLKSFQLQRNHEALRQSGIPSYLKDVDDYAVRGRDIPFYVMRYVRGEALHHFIRRQGTEWTLLVGLRLLQKLAQLHQAGWVFGDLKPQNVLVSDYGHVELIDYGGVTSIGRSVKQFTEWYDRGFWNAGSRTADSTYDVFAFAMLMIHVLEADALKALAAEGLPQLRSVNQLVRLVERSERLRPFRHWMIQALRGQFRDAEHATKGWKELMARPIPSRRRSQHSTPRWLKNAFAISVILLIGVLIYALRF; encoded by the coding sequence GTGACAACGTTGTCTGACGCCTCTTTCCCGCCAGGAACAGTAATTACCGGGAAATGGAATCGCAGCCGTTATACGATTCGAAAGTTGCTGGGCAAAGGAGCCAACGGCATCGTCTTTCTTGTCCAGCGAGGTGAAAATGGCAAGCACTATGCACTTAAAATGGGGTTTGATCCCGTAGATTTGCAATCAGAGATCAATGTGCTCAAATCTTTTCAATTACAGCGCAATCATGAGGCCCTTCGGCAGAGCGGCATTCCCTCCTATCTCAAAGATGTGGATGATTATGCCGTTCGTGGCCGTGATATTCCTTTTTACGTGATGCGTTATGTTCGAGGTGAGGCTCTACATCACTTCATTCGACGTCAGGGTACGGAATGGACACTGTTGGTTGGACTCAGGCTTCTGCAAAAACTAGCACAACTGCATCAGGCGGGATGGGTATTTGGTGATCTTAAACCGCAGAATGTACTTGTATCGGATTATGGTCATGTGGAACTGATCGATTATGGTGGAGTTACATCGATTGGCCGTAGTGTCAAGCAGTTTACAGAGTGGTATGACCGAGGATTCTGGAATGCCGGAAGTCGAACTGCTGATAGTACCTATGATGTGTTTGCTTTTGCGATGCTGATGATTCATGTATTGGAGGCTGACGCGCTCAAGGCACTTGCTGCCGAAGGGTTACCACAATTGCGGAGTGTGAACCAACTGGTGAGACTGGTGGAGCGGAGTGAACGACTAAGACCGTTTCGTCATTGGATGATCCAGGCGTTGCGAGGTCAATTTCGGGATGCCGAACATGCGACCAAGGGTTGGAAGGAGCTCATGGCTCGGCCGATTCCTTCGAGACGTCGTTCTCAGCATTCGACGCCAAGATGGCTCAAAAATGCATTTGCTATATCTGTTATATTACTTATTGGAGTTCTGATCTATGCACTTCGGTTCTAG